The nucleotide sequence ATGCAAGATTTTTAAGCACCTGAAGCTGGTGATGTCATGAAGACCTGGTTTGGGTCCGCATTTGAGGCACCGAAACCCTGATTATGTCCCCAAAGTTCAGTTGATACGTGGTATGACTCATCTAGTGCTTCATCACCACCAAAACCATCAAGGTATGAAATTGGTGCTGCAAGGCCCAGAGAGTCAAAATCATCAGAGAAAGCCACAGGGGCATCAAAATAGTCATAAGAATCATATAACTCGTTAGGGCCATCGATCTGGTCCCTGTTATTCAAATCGTTCCAACTCCACATGATGGATTCTGGGTCATTGAAATCTTTGATTTCTAAAAACTCCTCATCTGCCTGCTCTAGAATCTGTTGGGTGTTAGAGGTTAATGAAGTCATCTCAGGATCTTCAACAGGCTGAACACAAGCAGAATCTGGTTGTGTGACTTGAAACTTTGTGTCTGAAGTGCTCAGCTCATAACAAATGCCACTGTTCTCAAAAGAAGTAGCTTTCGTTAAGGATGGGCAAAAATTGTGCTTTCCAATTTCTGTTTCAACATTAACCTGCACCAAAGAGACAAGCCAATAAAGGTCAGCCAACTTTCGTTGCATTCTTTGCTTGAGGATAGAGGATCTAAGGAAAGATGGATCAGGAATGTGCTCTTATATTTCATTTATTTACAGTTCCAAATGAGTTCAGGAATGACACTCTATGCAACTGTGCGTGTGTTGCATGTCTACATGCTTGCAGTATGCGTGGAGCATGAGACGTGTGAGTGAATAATGTGTATGCTTGTCAACTCTTGTGTTGGGTCCATGTGTATTGATGTTGGTACATTTGTTTTCACATTTGGACATCAGTAATCTAAAATTGTTACTGCAAACCAGATTGTGGAATTAGAATGAAATGAGCAACAAAGCATGGAATACAGCAATACCTCTGAAACATATGCGGAATGTTCTGAATACTGGCCAACCATGTTCTGCTCATTAGACAATTCTAGCAAAATATCCTCTAACTCATCCACTAGTTGATTGCTCCCAGCATCGCATGATGTGCCAGCAGAGACCAGATCATGGAGAGGCTCGATTGTTGGTACTTCAGTGTTCCACGGATTCGTTGGTAATTCACTGTTATCCTGGCTCCTGAAGATCTCATCCACTACATCATCATCCCACTCCTCTTCCCTGAAGGGTGCTCCATACTGCTCCCCATTCTTAGGACCAGGACCACTCTTCCTGAACACCTTGTAGAGAGCATAGCAATCCTGCAAAGGATGACAGATAATGATGAAAAATTGATAACAAAAGATGGAGAACCATCAAAACTATGAAACAAAGAGAAGATATAGATGTGTTGGATGCTATAATCAGAGTTGATCCTTTCCAGCGATGACTTGCCTGTACATTGTTGCAGCTTAAAAACACCTGCTCATCCAAGGTGTACTCATGCATC is from Musa acuminata AAA Group cultivar baxijiao chromosome BXJ3-8, Cavendish_Baxijiao_AAA, whole genome shotgun sequence and encodes:
- the LOC135645337 gene encoding NAC domain-containing protein 17-like, whose protein sequence is MGVAKDCVGRSGGVEAAVDDRCSPGSAAGAWPGNSNWWPPGFRFHPTDEEIVLYYLKRKICGRRFRLAMIGDVDVYKWEPWELPDKSELKSGDKQWYFFSPRDRKYPNGSRSNRATKFGYWKTTGKDRTISQNSKAMGNKKTLVYYHGRAPKGERTNWVMHEYTLDEQVFLSCNNVQDCYALYKVFRKSGPGPKNGEQYGAPFREEEWDDDVVDEIFRSQDNSELPTNPWNTEVPTIEPLHDLVSAGTSCDAGSNQLVDELEDILLELSNEQNMVGQYSEHSAYVSEVNVETEIGKHNFCPSLTKATSFENSGICYELSTSDTKFQVTQPDSACVQPVEDPEMTSLTSNTQQILEQADEEFLEIKDFNDPESIMWSWNDLNNRDQIDGPNELYDSYDYFDAPVAFSDDFDSLGLAAPISYLDGFGGDEALDESYHVSTELWGHNQGFGASNADPNQVFMTSPASGAAYASTSSNMEMVQRQNSTSESWFSSALSTLLDSVPSRPALASENTFISRAFERVSSFRAGQVGVHGPNATADGHHAASGRRGGRNGGILFISFLVGLGAVFWVLTAGAVVKVFSAFLARFNSS